Proteins encoded by one window of Streptacidiphilus sp. PB12-B1b:
- a CDS encoding NAD(P)H-dependent glycerol-3-phosphate dehydrogenase, with translation MTTRTAVFGTGSWGTAFAMILADAGCEVSLWGRRPELVDAINATRTNPDYFPGIELPAGITATADAAEAAEGAEFAVLAGTSQTLRASLGRWAPAIGPRTVLVSLMKGVELGTAKRMSEVIAEVAGVGPERIAVVSGPNLAPEIVRRQPAASVVACTDESVAKRLQAACHTGYFRPYTTADVVGCELGGAVKNVIGLAVGIADGMGLGDNAKASLITRGLAETTRLGLVMGADPYTFAGLAGMGDLVATCSSPLSRNHTFGSNLGRGMTLQETIAATKQTAEGVKSCVSVLDLARRHGVDMPITETVVDVVHDGKPPLVAVKELMSRSAKPERR, from the coding sequence GTGACGACCCGTACCGCCGTATTCGGGACCGGGTCCTGGGGCACAGCTTTCGCCATGATCCTGGCCGACGCGGGCTGCGAGGTCTCGCTGTGGGGCCGCCGCCCCGAACTGGTCGACGCCATCAACGCCACCAGGACCAACCCCGACTACTTCCCCGGCATCGAGCTGCCGGCCGGGATCACCGCCACCGCCGACGCCGCCGAGGCCGCCGAGGGCGCCGAGTTCGCGGTGCTGGCCGGCACCTCGCAGACGCTGCGGGCCAGCCTGGGCCGCTGGGCGCCGGCGATCGGGCCGCGGACGGTCCTGGTCAGCCTGATGAAGGGGGTCGAGCTGGGCACGGCCAAGCGGATGAGCGAGGTCATCGCGGAGGTCGCGGGCGTGGGCCCGGAGCGGATCGCCGTGGTCTCCGGTCCCAACCTGGCCCCGGAGATCGTCCGCCGCCAGCCCGCCGCCAGCGTCGTCGCCTGCACCGACGAGTCCGTCGCCAAGCGGCTTCAGGCCGCCTGCCACACCGGCTACTTCCGCCCGTACACCACTGCCGACGTGGTCGGCTGCGAGCTGGGCGGCGCGGTGAAGAACGTCATCGGCCTGGCCGTCGGGATCGCCGACGGCATGGGCCTGGGCGACAACGCCAAGGCGTCGCTGATCACCCGGGGCCTGGCCGAGACCACCCGGCTGGGCCTGGTGATGGGCGCCGACCCGTACACCTTCGCCGGGCTGGCCGGCATGGGCGACCTGGTCGCCACCTGCTCCTCGCCGCTGTCGCGGAACCACACCTTCGGCAGCAACCTGGGCCGCGGGATGACGCTGCAGGAGACCATCGCGGCGACCAAGCAGACCGCCGAGGGCGTCAAGTCCTGCGTGTCGGTGCTGGATCTCGCCCGGCGGCACGGGGTGGACATGCCCATCACCGAGACCGTGGTGGACGTCGTCCACGACGGCAAGCCGCCGCTGGTGGCGGTGAAGGAGCTGATGTCGCGCTCGGCCAAGCCCGAGCGCCGCTGA
- a CDS encoding 1-acyl-sn-glycerol-3-phosphate acyltransferase, giving the protein MPGSSTKAARRQYGFWYRLAAAIGKPPLFLLTKRDWRGYENFPQSGGFITAVNHNSYLDPLVYGHFQYDSGRPARFLGKAGLFKVPVIGRILHGAGQIPVYRGSTDAAHAFRAAVEAVNAGECVTFYPEGTLTRDPGLWPMTAKTGVARVALMTGAPVIPVAQWGAHEIIPRYAKGGRGDRRFKPFPRHTVQVVAGPPVDLSAFQGKEINGPLLREATEAIMDGITALLEELRGEKAPPVRYDVQRAAAEQRKEREAGR; this is encoded by the coding sequence GTGCCCGGCAGCAGCACCAAGGCGGCCCGTCGCCAGTACGGTTTCTGGTACCGCCTCGCGGCGGCCATCGGCAAGCCACCGCTGTTCCTGCTGACCAAGCGTGACTGGCGGGGCTACGAGAACTTCCCGCAGAGCGGCGGCTTCATCACCGCGGTCAACCACAACTCCTACCTGGACCCGCTGGTCTACGGCCACTTCCAGTACGACTCCGGGCGCCCGGCGCGGTTCCTGGGCAAGGCCGGGCTGTTCAAGGTGCCGGTGATCGGCCGCATCCTGCACGGCGCCGGGCAGATCCCGGTGTACCGGGGCTCCACCGACGCCGCGCACGCCTTCCGGGCCGCCGTCGAGGCGGTGAACGCGGGGGAGTGCGTGACCTTCTACCCGGAGGGCACGCTGACCCGCGATCCCGGCCTGTGGCCGATGACCGCGAAGACCGGCGTCGCCCGGGTGGCGCTGATGACCGGCGCCCCGGTCATCCCGGTGGCCCAGTGGGGCGCGCACGAGATCATCCCGCGCTACGCCAAGGGCGGGCGGGGCGACCGGCGTTTCAAACCCTTTCCCCGGCACACGGTCCAGGTGGTGGCCGGGCCGCCGGTCGACCTGAGCGCCTTTCAGGGCAAGGAGATCAACGGGCCGCTGCTGCGCGAGGCCACCGAGGCGATCATGGACGGCATCACCGCGCTGCTGGAGGAGCTGCGCGGCGAGAAGGCGCCCCCCGTACGCTACGACGTGCAGCGCGCTGCGGCCGAGCAGCGCAAGGAGAGGGAGGCCGGTCGGTGA
- the cofC gene encoding 2-phospho-L-lactate guanylyltransferase, with protein sequence MPSAARPGAWSLVLPLKPLALAKSRLAQATGELRPGLALAFALDTAAAALECAEVGRLLVVTDDPVAGAELAALGALVVPDAPAAGLNAALRHGAAVARTAHGAGPVAAMSADLPALRPAELGRVLRAAAGHPRAFLADTQGVGTTLLAAAAGVPLGPAFGGASRLRHAASGARELTLADVPSLRRDVDTPDDLRTALELGAGPRTASLSALVALGPRHRA encoded by the coding sequence CTGCCCTCCGCGGCCCGCCCGGGCGCGTGGTCGCTGGTGCTGCCGCTGAAGCCGCTGGCCCTGGCCAAGAGCCGGTTGGCGCAGGCCACCGGGGAGCTGCGGCCGGGGCTGGCGCTGGCGTTCGCGCTGGACACCGCCGCCGCCGCGCTGGAGTGCGCCGAGGTCGGCCGGCTGCTGGTGGTCACCGACGATCCGGTGGCCGGTGCGGAACTGGCCGCGCTGGGCGCACTGGTGGTCCCGGACGCGCCCGCCGCCGGGCTCAACGCCGCGCTGCGGCACGGCGCGGCGGTCGCCCGCACCGCGCACGGGGCCGGGCCGGTCGCCGCCATGTCGGCCGACCTGCCCGCGCTGCGGCCCGCGGAGCTGGGGCGGGTGCTGCGCGCCGCGGCCGGACACCCGCGGGCGTTCCTGGCGGACACCCAGGGCGTCGGCACCACGCTGCTGGCGGCGGCGGCCGGCGTCCCGCTGGGGCCCGCGTTCGGCGGCGCCTCCCGGCTGCGCCACGCCGCCTCCGGGGCACGCGAACTGACGCTGGCGGACGTCCCCTCGCTGCGGCGGGACGTGGACACCCCGGACGACCTGCGGACCGCCCTGGAGCTCGGCGCGGGCCCCCGCACCGCCTCGCTGTCGGCGCTGGTCGCCCTGGGCCCGCGGCACAGGGCCTAA
- a CDS encoding HU family DNA-binding protein, with protein sequence MNKAQLVEAVAEQLGGRRAAAEAVDAVLDTIVRAVTAGERVSVTGFGTFEKVDRSARFARNPQTGERVKVKKTAVPRFRPGQGFKDLVSGSKKLPKTGPSVKKAPKGSLTPGKSGMVAPAGSPAAKKAAAAAKKVTAKKSTPTVKKAAAKKTSAAAKKAAPAVKATTAAPAAKKTTAKKTSAAVKAPAKKTVTASAARPATKTAVTGAAKTAAAKKTTATAAKKTTAKKAPAKRAAKSS encoded by the coding sequence GTGAACAAGGCGCAGCTTGTTGAAGCGGTGGCCGAGCAGCTGGGTGGCCGTCGCGCCGCCGCAGAAGCAGTGGACGCTGTGCTCGACACCATCGTCCGCGCGGTGACGGCCGGGGAGCGGGTGTCCGTGACCGGCTTCGGCACCTTCGAGAAGGTGGACCGCTCCGCGCGGTTCGCCCGCAACCCGCAGACCGGCGAGCGGGTCAAGGTCAAGAAGACCGCCGTGCCCCGGTTCCGTCCGGGCCAGGGCTTCAAGGACCTCGTCAGCGGCTCCAAGAAGCTGCCGAAGACCGGCCCCTCGGTGAAGAAGGCCCCCAAGGGCTCGCTCACCCCCGGCAAGAGCGGCATGGTCGCCCCGGCCGGTTCGCCCGCCGCCAAGAAGGCGGCGGCCGCGGCCAAGAAGGTGACCGCGAAGAAGTCCACCCCCACGGTGAAGAAGGCGGCGGCCAAGAAGACCAGCGCCGCCGCCAAGAAGGCCGCCCCCGCGGTCAAGGCCACCACCGCCGCCCCGGCCGCCAAGAAGACCACCGCGAAGAAGACCTCCGCGGCGGTCAAGGCCCCGGCCAAGAAGACCGTGACCGCCTCGGCCGCCCGCCCGGCGACCAAGACCGCGGTCACCGGCGCCGCCAAGACGGCTGCGGCCAAGAAGACCACGGCCACGGCGGCGAAGAAGACCACCGCCAAGAAGGCCCCCGCCAAGCGCGCCGCCAAGAGCAGCTGA
- the leuD gene encoding 3-isopropylmalate dehydratase small subunit: protein MEKFTTHTGRVVPLRRSNVDTDQIIPAHWLKKVTRTGFEDGLFEAWRKDEAFVLNQPQYAGASVLVAGPEFGTGSSREHAVWALENYGFRAVISSRFADIFRGNSLKNGLLTVILPQETVERIWELAEADPTAEVTVDLEAREVRAEGVRASFELDENVRWRLLNGLDDISITLQQESQIAAFEAERPSFKPSTVVVG, encoded by the coding sequence ATGGAGAAGTTCACCACCCACACCGGCCGGGTCGTCCCGCTGCGCCGCAGCAACGTCGACACCGACCAGATCATCCCGGCGCACTGGCTGAAGAAGGTCACCCGCACCGGTTTTGAGGACGGCCTGTTCGAAGCCTGGCGCAAGGACGAGGCATTCGTCCTCAACCAGCCGCAGTACGCGGGCGCCAGCGTCCTGGTCGCCGGGCCCGAGTTCGGCACCGGCTCCTCGCGCGAGCACGCCGTCTGGGCGCTGGAGAACTACGGCTTCCGGGCGGTCATCTCCTCGCGCTTCGCGGACATCTTCCGCGGCAACTCGCTGAAGAACGGCCTGCTCACGGTGATCCTGCCGCAGGAGACGGTGGAGCGGATCTGGGAGCTGGCCGAGGCCGACCCCACTGCCGAGGTCACCGTGGACCTGGAGGCCCGCGAGGTCCGCGCCGAGGGCGTGCGGGCGTCGTTCGAGCTGGACGAGAACGTCCGCTGGCGGCTGCTGAACGGCCTGGACGACATCAGCATCACCCTTCAGCAGGAGTCGCAGATCGCGGCGTTCGAGGCCGAGCGCCCGAGCTTCAAGCCCAGCACCGTCGTCGTGGGCTGA
- the leuC gene encoding 3-isopropylmalate dehydratase large subunit has protein sequence MGRTLAEKVWDDHVVRRADGEPDLLFIDLHLLHEVTSPQAFDGLRLAGRKVRRTDLTIATEDHNTPTLDIDKPIADPVSRVQLETLRANCAEFGVRLHSLGDVEQGVVHVVGPQLGLTQPGTTVVCGDSHTSTHGAFGALAFGIGTSQVEHVLATQTLPLAPFRTMAITVEGELPDGVTAKDLILAVIARIGTGGGQGYVLEYRGSAIRGLSMEARMTICNMSIEAGARAGMIAPDETTFAYLEGRAHAPKGEDWDAAVDYWKTLVTDEDAVFDAEVLIDASELTPFVTWGTNPGQGAPLGASVPDPASFEDPSERVAAENALRYMGLTAGTPLREVPVDAVFVGSCTNGRIEDLRAAAAVVEGRTIAEGVRMLVVPGSVRVALQAVDEGLDKVFTAAGAEWRHAGCSMCLGMNPDQLAPGERCASTSNRNFEGRQGKGGRTHLVSPQVAAATAVLGRLASPADLSDARATAEV, from the coding sequence ATGGGACGCACACTCGCGGAGAAGGTCTGGGACGACCACGTCGTCCGGCGCGCCGACGGCGAGCCTGACCTCCTCTTCATCGACCTGCACCTGCTCCACGAGGTGACCAGCCCGCAGGCGTTCGACGGGCTGCGGCTGGCCGGGCGCAAGGTGCGGCGGACCGACCTCACCATCGCCACCGAGGACCACAACACCCCGACGCTGGACATCGACAAGCCCATCGCCGACCCGGTCTCCCGGGTCCAGCTGGAGACGCTGCGCGCCAACTGCGCCGAGTTCGGCGTCCGGCTGCACTCGCTGGGCGACGTCGAGCAGGGCGTCGTCCACGTGGTGGGACCGCAGCTGGGACTGACCCAGCCCGGCACCACGGTGGTCTGCGGCGACTCCCACACCTCCACCCACGGCGCGTTCGGCGCGCTGGCCTTCGGCATCGGCACCAGTCAGGTCGAGCACGTGCTGGCCACCCAGACCCTGCCGCTGGCCCCGTTCCGCACCATGGCGATCACCGTCGAGGGCGAACTGCCCGACGGCGTCACCGCCAAGGACCTGATCCTCGCGGTCATCGCCAGGATCGGCACCGGCGGCGGCCAGGGCTACGTCCTGGAGTACCGCGGCTCGGCCATCCGCGGCCTCTCCATGGAGGCCCGGATGACCATCTGCAACATGTCGATCGAGGCCGGCGCCCGGGCCGGGATGATCGCCCCCGACGAGACCACCTTCGCCTACCTGGAGGGCCGCGCCCACGCCCCCAAGGGCGAGGACTGGGACGCCGCGGTGGACTACTGGAAGACCCTGGTCACCGACGAGGACGCGGTCTTCGACGCCGAGGTGCTCATCGACGCCTCCGAGCTGACCCCGTTCGTCACCTGGGGCACCAACCCCGGCCAGGGCGCCCCGCTGGGCGCCAGCGTGCCCGACCCGGCCTCCTTCGAGGACCCCTCGGAGCGCGTCGCCGCCGAGAACGCCCTGCGCTACATGGGCCTCACCGCCGGAACCCCGCTGCGCGAGGTGCCCGTGGACGCCGTGTTCGTCGGCTCCTGCACCAACGGCCGGATCGAGGACCTGCGCGCCGCCGCCGCCGTGGTCGAGGGCCGGACCATCGCCGAGGGCGTGCGGATGCTGGTCGTCCCCGGCTCGGTGCGGGTCGCGCTGCAGGCCGTGGACGAGGGCCTGGACAAGGTCTTCACCGCCGCAGGCGCCGAATGGCGGCACGCGGGCTGCTCGATGTGCCTGGGCATGAACCCGGACCAGTTGGCCCCCGGCGAGCGCTGCGCCTCCACCTCGAACCGCAACTTCGAAGGGCGGCAGGGCAAGGGCGGGCGCACGCACCTGGTCTCGCCGCAGGTGGCCGCCGCCACCGCGGTCCTGGGGCGGCTGGCCTCGCCCGCCGATCTGTCCGACGCTCGCGCGACTGCGGAGGTCTGA
- the ndgR gene encoding IclR family transcriptional regulator NdgR, producing the protein MDNSSGVGVLDKAALVLSALESGPATLAGLVAATGLARPTAHRLAVALEHHRLVTRDMQGRFILGPRLSELSAAAGEDRLLATAGPVLTHLRDVTGESAQLYRRQGDLRICVAAAERLSGLRDTVPVGSTLPMKAGSAAQVLLAWEEPERLHRGLQGARFTATALSGVRRRGWAQSIGEREPGVASVSAPVRGPSNRVVAAVSVSGPIERLSRHPGRLHAQAIIEAAGRLTEALRRA; encoded by the coding sequence ATGGACAACTCTAGTGGCGTCGGCGTTCTCGACAAGGCTGCTCTGGTGCTGAGCGCGCTGGAGTCAGGCCCCGCAACCCTCGCCGGCCTGGTCGCCGCGACCGGACTGGCCCGGCCCACCGCGCACCGGCTCGCGGTGGCCCTCGAACATCATCGCCTGGTCACCCGCGACATGCAGGGCCGGTTCATCCTGGGCCCCAGACTCTCCGAGCTCTCCGCGGCGGCGGGCGAGGACCGGCTGCTGGCCACGGCCGGGCCGGTCCTCACCCACCTGCGCGACGTGACCGGCGAGAGCGCGCAGCTCTACCGCCGCCAGGGCGACCTGCGCATCTGCGTGGCGGCCGCCGAGCGGCTCTCCGGGCTGCGGGACACCGTGCCGGTCGGCAGCACCCTGCCGATGAAGGCCGGTTCGGCCGCGCAGGTGCTGCTGGCCTGGGAGGAGCCGGAGCGGCTGCACCGGGGCCTGCAGGGCGCGCGGTTCACCGCCACCGCGCTCTCCGGCGTCCGTCGGCGCGGCTGGGCGCAGTCCATCGGCGAGCGGGAGCCGGGCGTGGCCTCGGTCTCCGCGCCGGTGCGCGGGCCGTCCAACCGGGTGGTCGCGGCCGTCTCGGTATCCGGACCGATCGAGCGGCTCTCCCGGCACCCGGGCCGGCTGCACGCGCAGGCGATCATCGAGGCGGCCGGGCGGCTCACCGAGGCGCTGCGCCGCGCCTGA